Genomic window (Acidobacteriota bacterium):
TCCTCGGATGTGTGACCCCGGGGACGCGTGCCCTTGATCGGCCTCGTGCGCACGGAGGATCCGCGGACCTCGAGAAACAGCTCCGGCGACGACGAGATCACCGCCCGCTCGCCGAAGCGGAGGTAGGCGGCGTAGGGGGCCGGGCTGACCGCCCGCAGGCGCCGGTAGAGTTCCAGCGGCGGGGCGTCCCATCGCGCGGCGAACCGCTGCGACAGGTTGGCCTGATAGATCTCGCCCCGAGCGATGAGACGCCGCACCTCCTCCACCGCCGCAAGGTAGCGCCGCCGGTCGAAGTTCCTCTCCGGCAGAGCGGGAGGCGGTCCCCCGAACGCGGCCATCTCGCCGGACCTGTCGAGCGCGGGCGGCTGCGGCCGGCCCGCTCGAACCTCGACGAACCTTCGCTCCACGGGAATCCAGCGGATCCACCGGTCGTAAGCCGCGAAGAGGAGATCGGGGAAGTCCTGATCGCGGACGGCCCTTTGCGGGGGAAGCCGTTCGAGTTCCCACGCGAGGTCGTAGCCGAAGAATCCGACGAGGAGGGCCTCGCGGTGCCCGCGCGCGGCGCAGTCCAAGAGCAAGCGGCGCAACGCCTCCAGAGGCGGCAGCTCCACCTCGCTCGCGGCGCCGCGGCTCCACAGCCGCACCCTTCCCTGCCGCGCCTCGAGCACCGCGAAGGGGGAGGCGCCCATCAGGACGCGCCCCGGTGCCGCGCCCGCCGTTTCGAGGAGGAAGGGGAGAGGCAGCCGTTCGAGGCCGGCGAACCGGTCCAGGATCTCCTTTCTCGGAGCGGCCGCGACGCGGGTTCGGAGCGCTCGGGGCATGGGGCGGTGCATTATAGGTGCGAGCGCCGAGTCTCCGGCGGGCCGCGTTGCCCCCCCTGCCCGGCGCGGCCATCTTGACCGGAGAGACATGACCAGCGGATCCGAGAGCGCCGAAGCCCGCCCGTCCCGCGGAGACGGACCGGACCGGTCGCGGCCGCGCGTGCTGGTGCTCGACGAGGAGCCGCCCGTCCCGCCCCACACGGGGAAGAAGATCCGCACGCTGGCGCTGTTGTCCCGCCTGGCGGACAGGTACGAGATCGACTTGCTCGTTCACGGGCGAGGCGTTTCGCCGGATCAAATCGAGGCGATGCGCCGGATCGGCGTGGCGCTCCACCTCGCTCCCGGCGGGCTGCCGCCGAAGCGCGGGCCGGCCTTCGTGGCGCGGGTCGCGCTCAGCCTCGCGTCGCCCTATCCCTACAGCGTCTCCAGCCATCACCGGCCCGGCTACCGCCGCGCGCTCCGTTCGATGCTCCGGCGGAACCGCTACGACGTGTTGCACTGCGAGTGGACACCGTACGCGCGCTACCTCGTGGACCGGCTGCCGCAGGCCGTCGTCTCGGCTCACAACGTGGAGTGCGAGGTGTGGCGGCGCTTGTCCAGAAGCGAACGCTTCCCTCTCCGGCGGTGGCTGTTCGCGCTGCAGGCGAAGAGGATGGAGAACTTCGAGCGGGCGGTCTTCGCGCGGGCCGGCTGGGCGACAGCGGTGTCCGAGCGCGACGCCGGCACTCTCCGTTCTTTCGGCTGCCGGCGCGTGACCGTGGTTCCCAACGGCGTCGATCTCGACTACTTCCAGCCTCAGGGACCGCCGCCGGCGGGCCGCGACCTCGTCTTCACCGGCTCGCTCGATTGGCGGCCGAACCAGGAAGCGGTGGAGTGGTTCGTGCGGGAGGTCTTCCCGCGCCTGCGCACGCTGGGCTGCCGCTTTTCGATCGTCGGCCGCCGGCCGCCGCCCGAACTGGATCGTCTCGCGCGCGCCTCGGGCGGCGCGATCGAGCTCGCCGCGGACGTGCCCGACATCAGGCCTTACGTCCGCCGGGCCGCCGCCTACGTCGTCCCGCTCCTCTCGGGGGGCGGCTCGCGGCTCAAGATCCTCGAGGCGATGGCCATGGAGCGCCCCGTGATCTCGACCCCGGTCGGCGCCGAAGGTCCCGACCTGGCGCCGGGGCGGCACTACCTCGCGGCGGCCGACGCCGCCGGGTTCGCGGCCGCGGTGGAGCGCGTGCTGGTCGACCGGGAGCTCGCCCTTCGCCTGGCGGCCGAGGGCCGGAGGTTCGTCACGGCGCACCACGGATGGGACTCGATCGCCGGCCGCCTCGCCTCGGTCTGGGAGGAGGCCGCGGGGGCCCCTGGAGGGTGAGGCCCGCCGGCCGGAACGGCTTTCAGCGCGGCGACACCTGGCCGAGGAGTGCGGCGATGTGCTCGCGATAGCGGCGCGCCACCCGGCTCGCCTCGAACTCCGCGGCCTTTTCTCTCGCCGCGTCCCCGAACCGCCCGCGCAGCTCCGGCTCGGCGACGAGCCGCCGCCAGGCAGCAGCCAAGGCCTCCGGATCGCCGGCCGGGACGAGAAACCCGGTCGCTCCGTGCTCGACGAGTTCCGGGTTTCCTCCGGTATCGGTGGCCACCACCGGCAGGCCGGCCGCCATGTACTCGAGGATCGTGTTCGACAGGCCCTCCGTGTCGGAGGTGAGCGTTCCGATCTGCCACGTCGCCATGAGGCTCCGGCTGTCCTCGCGCTGTCCCCGGAAAGCGACGCGGCCGGCGATCCCCAGCTCGCGGGCGAGCCGCTCCAGCCGGACGCGCTCCGGCCCGTCGCCGACCACTTCGAACCGCGCCTCTTCCGGTCCGAGACGCCTCGCGGCTTCGAGGAAGATGTCGACGCGCTTCACCGGCCGCAGGTTGGCCGCGATCCCGATCGTCACCGGCGAGCCCGCCGCGGGCGCGGCCCGGGGAACGCCGTCGATCTCGACGAGGTTGGGCAAGTAGGCGACGGGAGGGGCCCACGCCGGCGCCTCGCCGGCGAGGATCTCGGCGGCCCGGCGGCTGTTGCACAGGATCTCGGTGGCGTGGCGGCTCACCCGCCACCGGGCTCGCAGGAACCACGGCGGCTCGGTGGCCCCGAAGTTTCTCTGCGCGAAGATTCGGACCGGAACGGCGGCTTCACGCGCCGCCTTGAGCCCGACCCACCGCCCCATCGGAAAGAACGCGATGAGTGCGTCGGGGCGGAGGTCCCGAAGCCAGCTCGCGATCCGGCGCTGCGCGAGGGGGTAGAGGTAGCGCTTGAGGGAGACGCCCAGCACGACGCTCCCTTCCGGAAGTTGCAGCCTCGGGGAAGGCGCCCGCATGAGCGCCAGCACGGGCGCGACGCCCCACCGGGGTAGATGCCGGCAGAGGAGCAGCACCTGGCGTTCCGTCCCGGCCGTCCACCCGCAGATCTCGTCGATCAGCAGGACGAGCACGATGCGGCCGGGCCTACCGGGCCGCGCGCCGGCGGCGGTCGCGCCGCGAGTGGGTCGGACGTCGATCATCGCCTCGCGGGAATCAGCCGCACGTTGTCGATCCACAGGCTCGCCGGCGGCGACTCCGGAAGGATGAAAACTAGCGCATCCAGGCGGCCGAGGTCGAGATCCCTGCCCGAGGGCGTGCGGCGAAGCCGCGCGATCGGCAGGCGCACCGAGGAGCCCCCCACCGGAATCTCGATCGTCTCCTCGTGACGGGTCGCCGGGTTCGCGTAACCGCGACGGTCCGTCAGGCGTAAGCGGAGAGGAACGGTGTGCGGGCCGGGGTTCCACGCTTCGAAAGCGAGGCTTTCGGCCGAGCCCCAGTCTCCGGGCGGATCGTGGAGGACCAGGTAGGCCGGTCCCGGTCCCGCGCGGCGGATCTTCAGGCTGCTCCGGCCCTCTGCCGACCAGAGCGCCGAGAGAGAGGCCCGGCACCGGCCTCGCGCCATCCAGGCGTACAGTTCCGCCCGGCGCTCGAAGCGTCCCAGCAGCGGGACCTCCGCGTGGCGGAGCCGCTCCGATCGGAACAGCGCGGCGCCTTCCGCGACCGGGACGAGGGCCGCGGCGGCCGCGGCGGCCACCGCGAGGCG
Coding sequences:
- the pabB gene encoding aminodeoxychorismate synthase component I, which codes for MRIFFPVWGGTGGSSSSTSTRGRDRSGPSPRDGRASALSDPLVMSLRSRWPRRAGGATRPAGDSALAPIMHRPMPRALRTRVAAAPRKEILDRFAGLERLPLPFLLETAGAAPGRVLMGASPFAVLEARQGRVRLWSRGAASEVELPPLEALRRLLLDCAARGHREALLVGFFGYDLAWELERLPPQRAVRDQDFPDLLFAAYDRWIRWIPVERRFVEVRAGRPQPPALDRSGEMAAFGGPPPALPERNFDRRRYLAAVEEVRRLIARGEIYQANLSQRFAARWDAPPLELYRRLRAVSPAPYAAYLRFGERAVISSSPELFLEVRGSSVRTRPIKGTRPRGHTSEEDARLQRELLGSAKDAAELTMIVDLERNDLGRVCEPGSVRVTRLRELEKHPHVLHLVATVEGRLARGRDALDLVEAAFPGGSVTGAPKLRAMAVLDELEPTRRALFTGAIGYLTPAGEMVTSIAIRTILWQGGVATFQVGGGIVWDSRPEAEYEETLVKSRGMAAALGLELR
- a CDS encoding glycosyltransferase — encoded protein: MIDVRPTRGATAAGARPGRPGRIVLVLLIDEICGWTAGTERQVLLLCRHLPRWGVAPVLALMRAPSPRLQLPEGSVVLGVSLKRYLYPLAQRRIASWLRDLRPDALIAFFPMGRWVGLKAAREAAVPVRIFAQRNFGATEPPWFLRARWRVSRHATEILCNSRRAAEILAGEAPAWAPPVAYLPNLVEIDGVPRAAPAAGSPVTIGIAANLRPVKRVDIFLEAARRLGPEEARFEVVGDGPERVRLERLARELGIAGRVAFRGQREDSRSLMATWQIGTLTSDTEGLSNTILEYMAAGLPVVATDTGGNPELVEHGATGFLVPAGDPEALAAAWRRLVAEPELRGRFGDAAREKAAEFEASRVARRYREHIAALLGQVSPR